A genome region from Ignavibacteriota bacterium includes the following:
- a CDS encoding triose-phosphate isomerase has protein sequence MRTMIIAGNWKMYKDVAETRDLITALKAAVPSVPAGVESIICPPFTSLALAGELVKGSAFQLGGQNMSQHDEGAYTGEISGKMLKAVGCDAVILGHSERRQYYGETNELINLKAKKALALGLRPIICVGETLEEREKDITTQVITTQIKGVLSGLTPADLAKVVIAYEPVWAIGTGKTASPAQAQEVHQLIRKQIAGLYDWALAEKLTIQYGGSVKPDNAAEILAQNDVDGALVGGACLKADSFAAIIKAARP, from the coding sequence ATGCGTACGATGATCATAGCAGGTAACTGGAAGATGTACAAGGATGTGGCGGAGACGCGCGACCTCATCACTGCCCTGAAGGCGGCCGTGCCGTCCGTACCGGCAGGGGTGGAGTCCATCATCTGTCCTCCGTTCACCTCGCTGGCCCTTGCGGGCGAACTGGTGAAGGGTTCCGCGTTTCAGCTGGGCGGACAGAATATGTCGCAGCACGATGAAGGCGCCTACACGGGCGAGATCTCGGGCAAGATGCTGAAGGCGGTCGGCTGCGATGCCGTGATCCTCGGCCACTCGGAGCGCCGTCAGTACTACGGCGAGACCAACGAGCTGATCAACCTTAAGGCCAAGAAGGCTCTTGCCCTTGGACTCCGCCCGATCATCTGTGTCGGCGAGACCCTTGAGGAGCGCGAGAAGGATATCACGACCCAGGTCATCACGACCCAGATCAAGGGTGTCCTGTCCGGCCTGACCCCCGCGGATCTGGCCAAGGTCGTCATCGCCTATGAACCTGTTTGGGCGATCGGTACGGGCAAGACTGCCTCCCCGGCCCAGGCTCAGGAGGTCCACCAGCTCATCCGCAAGCAGATCGCCGGACTTTATGACTGGGCGCTCGCGGAGAAGCTCACGATCCAGTACGGCGGCAGCGTAAAGCCTGACAATGCGGCAGAGATACTGGCGCAAAATGACGTAGATGGAGCGCTTGTTGGTGGGGCATGCCTCAAGGCGGATTCATTCGCAGCGATCATCAAGGCCGCTCGCCCATAG
- a CDS encoding universal stress protein: MYELRRILVPTDFSRHADEALEHALYLGGRFTPEIILLHVDEFPVSPLGAGDVRDAIVEQYQQRKTAYLNEQFDRIRRGFEGKPARLVPQILAGRAYKVIIEESEAKEYDLIVMATRGLTHLSSYLIGSTVERVVRLSRQPVLTIQQGLEVGARVESILCPTDLSPAGNAALSYALSMARQYGAVLYIQYISELEKPEAREQVLARMPDLKEYHPQADEVKVEVFVDRDVEPSNSIVRFADDREVGIIVMSTHGRKGLRRVYIGNNTAEVVRKARQPVLTVSHPFHKRVFAHPLTEKRLPPKGITG; encoded by the coding sequence ATGTATGAACTGCGGCGCATCCTGGTGCCCACGGATTTTTCCCGGCATGCGGATGAAGCCCTGGAGCACGCGCTGTACCTCGGAGGGCGCTTCACGCCCGAGATCATCCTTCTGCATGTGGATGAATTCCCGGTGTCGCCCCTCGGAGCCGGTGATGTGCGTGATGCCATCGTGGAGCAGTACCAGCAGCGGAAAACGGCGTATCTGAACGAACAGTTCGACCGCATCCGCCGCGGATTCGAAGGGAAGCCGGCCCGGCTGGTGCCGCAGATCCTTGCCGGCCGTGCCTACAAGGTCATCATCGAAGAAAGTGAAGCGAAAGAGTACGACCTGATCGTGATGGCGACGCGGGGGCTGACCCACCTCTCGTCCTATCTGATCGGCAGTACGGTGGAGCGCGTCGTCCGGTTATCGCGGCAGCCGGTGCTGACGATCCAACAGGGCCTGGAGGTCGGGGCACGGGTCGAATCGATCCTCTGTCCGACCGACCTTTCGCCGGCAGGCAATGCGGCGTTGTCGTATGCGCTCTCCATGGCACGTCAGTACGGTGCGGTCCTGTATATCCAGTACATCTCGGAGCTGGAGAAGCCCGAGGCCAGGGAACAGGTGCTGGCCCGGATGCCGGACCTCAAGGAGTACCATCCGCAGGCGGACGAAGTGAAGGTCGAGGTCTTCGTCGACCGCGACGTTGAGCCGAGCAATTCCATCGTGCGGTTCGCGGATGATCGCGAGGTGGGCATCATCGTGATGTCGACGCACGGACGCAAGGGCCTCCGCCGTGTCTACATCGGCAACAATACGGCCGAGGTCGTGCGCAAGGCCCGCCAGCCTGTGCTGACCGTAAGTCATCCATTTCATAAACGGGTCTTTGCGCATCCGCTGACGGAAAAGCGTTTGCCCCCGAAAGGTATCACGGGCTGA
- the gatB gene encoding Asp-tRNA(Asn)/Glu-tRNA(Gln) amidotransferase subunit GatB: MNTPSPYEAVIGLEVHAQLLTATKAFCSCSNRFGDAPNSNVCPVCLGLPGTLPVLNRDLVEYIIRMGLATGCRITPRSILARKNYFYPDLPKGYQISQYEEPICIDGNLEIELEGGTKTSVRIKRIHMEEDAGKLIHDQGPQTLVDLNRCGTPLIEIVTEPDLRSPREAYHALILIRQLVTYLGICDGNMEEGSLRCDANVSIRLRGETALGTKTEVKNMNSFRNVERALEFEIQRQIDLVGTGGRVVQETLLWDADAGCAYPMRSKEEAHDYRYFPDPDLVPVLVDEAWEKAARAALPELPVPRRDRYESTFGLPRYDADVLTAERPVADYFEQTLTALQGLRPGDGAALAKPVSNWVMTDVLRVVAEQKVEVGAFPIAPARLAGMIGLILDGTISGKIAKDVFEAMLTSTAEAKAIVQERGLVQVSDGGAITAIVEDVLAANGAQVQQYLGGNERVFGFFVGETMKRMQGKGNPKMVNEVLKAQLAARKG, from the coding sequence CTGAACACACCGTCTCCATACGAGGCGGTCATCGGGCTCGAGGTTCATGCCCAACTTCTGACCGCAACCAAGGCCTTCTGCAGCTGTTCGAACCGGTTCGGCGATGCGCCGAATTCGAACGTCTGTCCGGTATGCCTCGGCCTCCCCGGCACCCTTCCGGTGCTCAACCGGGATCTGGTGGAGTACATCATCCGGATGGGCCTTGCCACCGGTTGCCGCATCACGCCGCGTTCGATCCTCGCACGGAAGAACTACTTCTACCCGGACCTCCCCAAAGGGTACCAGATCTCGCAGTATGAAGAGCCGATCTGTATCGATGGGAACCTGGAGATCGAGCTCGAAGGCGGCACGAAGACGAGTGTGCGGATCAAGCGCATCCATATGGAAGAGGATGCAGGCAAACTGATCCACGATCAGGGGCCGCAGACGCTCGTGGACCTCAACCGGTGCGGGACGCCGCTCATCGAGATCGTCACCGAACCGGACCTCCGGTCGCCGCGCGAGGCATATCACGCTCTCATTCTCATCCGTCAGTTGGTGACCTACCTTGGCATCTGCGACGGGAATATGGAGGAGGGGAGCCTGCGGTGCGATGCGAACGTCTCGATCCGTCTGCGTGGCGAGACCGCGCTCGGGACGAAGACCGAAGTGAAGAACATGAACTCGTTCCGGAATGTGGAACGGGCGCTGGAGTTCGAGATCCAGCGACAGATCGATCTCGTGGGAACGGGCGGACGCGTGGTGCAGGAGACCCTGCTCTGGGACGCCGATGCCGGATGTGCCTACCCCATGCGCAGCAAGGAAGAGGCGCATGATTACCGGTATTTCCCCGATCCCGATCTGGTTCCGGTGCTTGTCGATGAAGCGTGGGAGAAGGCGGCCCGTGCCGCGTTGCCGGAATTGCCGGTGCCCCGGCGCGACCGCTACGAAAGCACCTTCGGCCTTCCGCGGTACGATGCCGATGTGCTGACGGCCGAACGGCCGGTCGCGGACTACTTCGAGCAGACACTCACGGCATTGCAGGGGCTCCGCCCCGGTGACGGTGCAGCACTCGCGAAACCGGTGAGCAACTGGGTGATGACGGACGTCCTGCGCGTCGTGGCCGAACAGAAGGTGGAAGTCGGTGCGTTCCCCATCGCTCCGGCACGCCTCGCCGGGATGATCGGGCTGATCCTGGACGGGACCATCAGCGGGAAGATCGCCAAGGATGTGTTCGAGGCGATGCTGACATCGACGGCAGAGGCGAAGGCGATCGTACAGGAGCGAGGGCTGGTGCAGGTATCCGACGGCGGTGCGATCACCGCTATCGTCGAAGACGTGCTCGCCGCGAATGGGGCGCAGGTGCAGCAGTACCTCGGTGGGAATGAGAGAGTGTTCGGTTTCTTTGTTGGCGAGACCATGAAGCGGATGCAGGGCAAGGGGAACCCGAAAATGGTGAATGAGGTTCTGAAGGCGCAGCTCGCAGCGCGAAAGGGTTGA